In Dyadobacter sp. NIV53, a single window of DNA contains:
- a CDS encoding T9SS type A sorting domain-containing protein, giving the protein MKRHYLKFTNRIGLIFLSTVLFFVSEVKAQSFQIVWGMNRTLSGASSSINFTPADASLFGAHPHSLPAVLYYSLGGGDYAYGTTYWLASPAGKYLNFSFSVGTYEYNLTSVSFRVRRSPDGPADISLRSSLDGFTSNLATSHLTTANIFYTVSAPMGLRNLSSGISFRIYGNNASTYLGVLYFDQIVINGTVTSTVLPVSLTYFNARLLEKNVHLSWETAWEKNSKEFVIERSTDLFEFTSIGSITAGGDASGRLQYNFVDDNPVSGVSYYRIKMVDKDANYNYSATRDIIIRSDSDALQVYPNPVSANQIRIFKNNIDPDALLLTNLTGQNITFTVADFESNFLTLLPAQPLPSGLYILSIFKNGIRQHAKVLVP; this is encoded by the coding sequence TTGAAAAGGCACTATTTAAAGTTCACGAACAGGATCGGTTTGATATTTTTATCAACGGTCCTGTTTTTTGTTTCAGAAGTTAAAGCACAAAGCTTCCAGATCGTTTGGGGAATGAACAGAACCCTGAGCGGAGCTTCTTCCAGTATCAACTTTACACCTGCTGATGCCAGCCTTTTTGGTGCACATCCGCATAGTTTGCCTGCGGTGTTGTATTATTCACTTGGCGGTGGTGATTACGCCTATGGTACAACTTACTGGCTGGCAAGCCCGGCAGGGAAATATCTGAACTTTTCCTTTTCTGTTGGTACCTATGAATATAATCTTACTTCTGTTTCCTTTCGTGTTAGGCGGTCTCCTGACGGCCCGGCTGATATTTCGTTGCGTAGTTCGCTGGATGGCTTTACATCTAATCTGGCTACAAGTCATTTAACAACTGCCAACATATTTTATACGGTTTCGGCACCAATGGGACTAAGAAATCTGTCCAGCGGAATAAGTTTCAGGATTTATGGTAATAATGCCAGTACTTATCTTGGCGTCTTGTATTTTGATCAGATTGTAATAAACGGAACTGTTACCAGCACTGTACTGCCAGTAAGTCTTACCTATTTCAACGCCCGGCTGCTGGAAAAAAATGTACATCTGTCCTGGGAAACTGCCTGGGAGAAAAACAGCAAAGAATTTGTAATTGAACGCAGTACTGATTTATTTGAATTCACAAGTATTGGAAGTATAACAGCCGGCGGTGATGCAAGTGGCCGGCTGCAATATAATTTTGTGGACGACAATCCTGTGTCCGGGGTAAGTTATTACCGGATAAAAATGGTGGATAAAGATGCTAACTATAACTATTCTGCAACCCGCGATATCATCATCCGTTCAGATTCAGATGCTTTGCAGGTTTATCCCAATCCCGTCTCAGCGAATCAGATCAGGATTTTTAAAAATAATATTGACCCTGATGCTCTTTTACTGACTAACTTAACGGGCCAGAATATTACTTTCACGGTTGCTGATTTTGAGAGTAATTTTCTTACACTTCTGCCTGCACAACCGCTTCCCTCAGGCTTATATATCCTTTCCATATTCAAAAATGGTATCAGACAACATGCCAAAGTATTAGTTCCGTAA
- a CDS encoding serine hydrolase: MKKLIGLRSMLNKVQPKVWWAVIAVLVICLVSWGLVRKSHSAPDVVEIKRELFKKLDPIPVKNPDAATALKIAELENIFRKKRNAGFNGNVLIVQKGKLLYQNSFGFAHLKEKDSLNIHSRFQLASLSKPFTAIAILKLVQEGRVNLDDSVQRFFPEFPYHGVKIDMLLSHRSGLPNYIYSFPDSVRHGKKYPSNMDVIDWYAKVIPTPARYNIPGRSFNYCNTNYCVLAGIVEKVTGEGFGNFLHNQIFAPLGMSETFLVTDTSSVAVQSRTVGHQFGRRLEKDYYDDVVGDKGLYSTTGDIYRFYNGLMQGLLLDKKLLDEAFKPRSFERHGIRNYGYGFRMHIKEDNTPRFLYHGGWWKGYNTMLWVSPEDEAVIIVLGNSYNRSTYDLKEILQVIHGKEKIEEIEKDI; this comes from the coding sequence TTGAAAAAATTAATTGGCTTAAGGTCCATGTTGAATAAAGTGCAGCCGAAAGTGTGGTGGGCAGTAATTGCTGTCCTCGTTATTTGTTTAGTTTCCTGGGGTTTAGTTCGAAAAAGCCATTCGGCACCCGATGTCGTAGAAATTAAAAGGGAATTATTTAAAAAGCTCGACCCTATCCCTGTCAAAAATCCTGATGCTGCGACTGCTTTAAAAATTGCAGAATTAGAAAATATATTCCGGAAAAAGAGAAACGCCGGGTTCAATGGTAATGTCCTGATTGTGCAAAAAGGCAAGTTGCTATATCAGAATTCTTTCGGATTTGCCCATTTGAAAGAAAAAGACTCCTTAAACATACATTCAAGGTTTCAGCTGGCTTCTTTGTCTAAGCCATTTACAGCCATAGCGATTCTTAAACTGGTTCAGGAAGGCAGAGTGAACCTGGATGATTCTGTCCAAAGATTTTTCCCTGAATTTCCTTATCATGGTGTCAAAATTGACATGCTGCTAAGTCATCGCAGCGGGCTCCCTAATTACATTTATTCGTTTCCGGACAGTGTGAGGCATGGCAAAAAATATCCTTCCAATATGGATGTAATAGACTGGTATGCCAAAGTAATACCAACGCCGGCGCGTTATAACATTCCCGGCAGGTCGTTTAATTATTGTAACACCAATTATTGTGTTCTGGCTGGTATTGTTGAAAAAGTGACCGGGGAAGGATTCGGGAATTTTCTTCATAATCAGATTTTTGCTCCATTAGGTATGTCAGAAACTTTTCTCGTAACAGATACGTCCAGCGTAGCTGTTCAGTCCAGGACTGTCGGGCATCAGTTTGGAAGAAGACTGGAAAAGGATTATTACGACGATGTAGTAGGGGATAAAGGATTATATTCTACTACCGGTGATATCTATCGCTTTTATAACGGGCTGATGCAGGGGCTTTTGCTTGATAAAAAATTACTGGATGAAGCTTTCAAACCCCGGAGTTTTGAACGGCATGGGATCAGGAACTATGGTTATGGTTTCCGGATGCACATCAAAGAAGACAACACACCACGCTTTTTGTATCACGGCGGCTGGTGGAAAGGATATAATACCATGCTTTGGGTTTCTCCCGAAGATGAAGCCGTAATTATTGTTTTGGGGAATTCTTATAACCGCTCCACCTACGACCTCAAAGAGATTTTGCAGGTTATTCATGGTAAGGAGAAAATAGAAGAAATTGAGAAAGACATCTAG
- the nuoL gene encoding NADH-quinone oxidoreductase subunit L, with the protein MPDRAYFLPAFLLLGLPFLVFLMLWSGGKRLNKSAGWIGVIITAAGLFVSVLFSDPDVLHIVRFTWLHIGNTPIEISFRFDTLTCVMLIVVHFVALLVQIYSISYLHHDENLHRYFAFIQLFLFSMIGIVLSGSLLVMYIFWELVGLSSYLLIGFWYHKPRPVWAAQKAFVLNRIGDAAFLAGILMLFYYIGSTDFEVLSVTVDSISPGILTAIGLCLFGGCMGKSAQFPLSGWLPDAMEGPTPVSALIHAATMVAAGIFLLARISFLLTFDARIGIAVIGTITMLIGAVKATQVWDIKRVLAYSTMSQLGLMVLAVGMGSWQTAFFHLTTHAFFKAGLFLSAGSVIHAITPSENDSAFDPQDMRTMGGLRKALPITFICFIICSSALAGLPFFSGFLSKDAIITESFLWAAEHGPLAYIFPIVTIFSAGLTAYYMTRQVWLIFFGEKRYGISKSVHPHESPLLMYGPMLLLAGLSVFVWFSWNPFNAVSGWFPSFIGLSESAHLIWVPFVATGITFIAIFLAYRQATSENPFGINWETQSTPEMPKQGFSWLREYSNEKYFLVPFSFIADLSKRFEKHVIDAFVDFIAKGSVVAAHLVSWGDRNVVDGGVKLTVFSIRTAGQAVRGLQNGKIQSYFLVTVVGVFLLILWLVSV; encoded by the coding sequence ATGCCTGACCGCGCATACTTTTTACCTGCTTTTTTGCTCTTAGGCCTGCCATTTCTGGTTTTTCTAATGCTTTGGTCAGGAGGTAAAAGACTAAATAAGTCAGCAGGCTGGATTGGCGTAATTATTACCGCTGCGGGACTTTTTGTAAGTGTCCTGTTTTCCGATCCTGATGTGCTGCATATCGTCAGGTTTACCTGGCTCCATATAGGAAATACGCCCATAGAAATTTCATTCAGATTTGATACACTGACCTGTGTAATGCTGATCGTGGTTCATTTTGTCGCTTTGCTGGTTCAGATTTATTCCATTTCTTATCTGCATCATGACGAAAACCTGCATCGTTATTTTGCATTTATACAGCTCTTTCTTTTTTCCATGATCGGCATTGTTTTGTCAGGCAGTTTGCTGGTCATGTACATATTCTGGGAACTGGTCGGGCTTTCTTCTTATTTACTGATCGGTTTCTGGTATCACAAGCCACGTCCTGTCTGGGCTGCCCAGAAAGCATTTGTACTAAACCGGATTGGTGATGCTGCATTTCTGGCGGGTATTTTAATGCTCTTTTACTATATTGGTTCTACCGACTTTGAAGTTCTTTCCGTTACAGTTGATTCTATAAGTCCCGGAATTTTAACTGCCATTGGATTATGTTTGTTTGGAGGCTGTATGGGTAAATCTGCCCAGTTTCCGTTGTCGGGCTGGTTGCCGGATGCAATGGAAGGGCCAACTCCGGTATCTGCATTGATCCACGCCGCAACGATGGTAGCAGCCGGGATATTTTTATTGGCCCGCATATCATTTTTACTGACTTTTGATGCAAGAATCGGAATCGCAGTTATCGGTACCATTACGATGTTGATTGGTGCAGTAAAAGCCACACAGGTTTGGGATATCAAACGGGTTCTGGCCTATTCAACTATGTCACAATTGGGCCTGATGGTTTTAGCAGTGGGTATGGGTAGCTGGCAAACAGCATTTTTCCATCTTACAACACATGCATTTTTTAAAGCGGGTTTATTTCTTTCAGCCGGTTCTGTCATCCACGCTATTACGCCATCTGAAAATGATTCAGCCTTTGATCCGCAGGATATGCGAACAATGGGTGGTTTACGTAAGGCTCTTCCAATTACTTTTATTTGTTTTATCATTTGTTCATCTGCATTGGCCGGGCTTCCGTTTTTTTCCGGATTTCTCTCCAAAGACGCTATCATTACTGAAAGTTTTCTCTGGGCTGCCGAACACGGACCCCTGGCTTATATTTTTCCAATAGTCACGATATTTTCTGCGGGATTGACAGCCTATTATATGACCCGGCAGGTCTGGCTGATTTTCTTTGGAGAGAAAAGATATGGTATTTCAAAAAGCGTTCATCCGCATGAATCTCCGCTGCTAATGTATGGGCCTATGCTTTTACTGGCCGGACTTTCTGTTTTCGTATGGTTTTCTTGGAATCCCTTTAACGCAGTTTCAGGATGGTTTCCTTCATTCATTGGCCTTTCGGAATCAGCACATTTAATCTGGGTGCCTTTTGTTGCAACGGGAATTACATTCATTGCTATCTTTCTGGCTTACCGGCAGGCAACAAGTGAGAATCCGTTTGGTATTAACTGGGAAACACAAAGTACTCCGGAAATGCCAAAACAAGGTTTTTCATGGCTTCGGGAGTATTCCAATGAAAAGTATTTTCTTGTTCCGTTCAGTTTCATAGCAGACTTATCAAAACGTTTTGAAAAACATGTTATAGATGCTTTTGTAGATTTTATTGCAAAAGGCAGTGTTGTAGCTGCGCATCTGGTTAGCTGGGGGGATAGAAATGTGGTCGATGGTGGTGTGAAACTGACTGTATTTTCTATTCGTACTGCCGGACAAGCGGTTCGTGGTTTGCAGAACGGGAAAATCCAGTCATATTTTCTGGTGACAGTTGTTGGCGTGTTTTTGCTGATTTTATGGTTGGTATCTGTATAA
- a CDS encoding NuoM family protein codes for MIDHILTLLIAIPLLGAVAVAAWPTQRPESFRLIALAALLLEFLVAVSLYVVFDNHQSGYQLSETLDWITIPIGSLGVVSIDYALAVDGISFPLVLLAVIVLFVGVISSWNIGKRTRGYFALYLLLSGSIIGCFLAQDFFLFYLFFEFMLLPMYFLIGLWGGPRREYAALKFFIYTFFGSLLILIVMIGLYLSAIDPVETARAVGVLGMEDAATKDIILQLQQWLMEGKIAPEELVHTFRFAYLADSGNYIPGSVLSQISDFYILGIPVRLLAFWFLFIGFAVKLPVVPLHTWLPDAHVEAPTPISVVLAGILLKIGGYGFIRIVDGFFPFEAQYSTVPLAILGMISIVYGGFNALGQSDLKKMIAYSSVSHMGFVLLGIAAFTAEGINGAIYQMVSHGVLSAMLFLLAGVVYDRTHDRKIENYRGLIAVMPRYTVLTGIAFFASLGLPGFSGFVGELFTLMGAFQSDQLPVWIPALSTLGIVLAAAYFLWTYQRMFFGSFWYKNDNASHSTTHPLTDLTTREIGLLVPLAILTVLLGILPGILFDITGPTVSAWLEGLR; via the coding sequence ATGATTGATCATATACTTACTTTACTGATAGCCATTCCGTTACTTGGCGCCGTTGCCGTTGCAGCCTGGCCCACACAGCGCCCTGAAAGTTTCAGGCTTATTGCTCTGGCTGCGCTGTTGCTGGAATTTCTGGTTGCTGTTTCGCTATATGTGGTTTTTGACAATCATCAGTCAGGGTATCAGTTGAGCGAAACTCTTGACTGGATAACAATTCCAATCGGATCGCTCGGTGTTGTTTCTATTGATTATGCCCTGGCCGTGGACGGTATAAGTTTCCCGTTGGTTTTGCTGGCAGTAATAGTGCTTTTTGTCGGTGTTATCAGTTCCTGGAATATCGGTAAGCGCACCCGGGGTTATTTTGCATTGTATCTTTTGCTGAGCGGAAGCATTATCGGCTGTTTTCTGGCTCAGGATTTCTTTCTGTTTTATTTGTTCTTCGAGTTTATGCTCTTGCCTATGTACTTCCTCATCGGATTATGGGGAGGGCCAAGACGCGAATATGCAGCGCTCAAATTTTTCATCTATACATTCTTTGGTTCACTGTTAATCCTGATCGTCATGATCGGTTTATACCTTTCAGCCATTGATCCCGTTGAAACTGCTCGTGCAGTTGGAGTGCTCGGAATGGAAGATGCGGCTACAAAAGATATTATTTTACAGCTTCAACAATGGCTTATGGAAGGTAAAATTGCACCAGAGGAATTGGTGCATACTTTCCGCTTTGCCTATCTGGCCGATTCAGGCAATTACATTCCGGGTTCTGTTTTAAGCCAGATTTCAGATTTTTACATACTCGGTATTCCTGTACGTCTGCTCGCATTCTGGTTTTTGTTCATTGGTTTTGCTGTTAAATTACCTGTTGTTCCGTTACATACGTGGCTTCCTGATGCGCATGTAGAAGCACCAACGCCTATTTCGGTTGTCCTGGCCGGAATCCTTTTAAAGATCGGAGGTTACGGTTTTATCAGGATTGTAGATGGCTTCTTTCCTTTTGAAGCACAATACAGTACGGTTCCGTTAGCAATTTTGGGCATGATTTCTATTGTTTACGGAGGTTTTAATGCATTGGGGCAAAGTGATCTTAAAAAGATGATCGCATATTCCTCAGTTTCTCACATGGGTTTTGTTTTACTTGGTATTGCAGCATTTACAGCCGAGGGTATTAATGGCGCTATCTATCAAATGGTAAGCCACGGAGTACTTTCCGCTATGTTATTTTTACTTGCGGGTGTGGTTTACGATCGTACGCATGACCGTAAGATTGAGAATTACAGAGGATTGATTGCAGTAATGCCACGTTATACTGTTCTGACCGGAATTGCTTTTTTTGCCTCTCTCGGCCTTCCTGGCTTTTCAGGTTTTGTAGGAGAATTATTTACGTTAATGGGCGCTTTCCAATCTGACCAGTTGCCGGTCTGGATTCCCGCATTATCTACACTCGGAATTGTACTAGCTGCTGCTTATTTTCTGTGGACATATCAGCGTATGTTTTTCGGCTCTTTCTGGTATAAAAATGATAACGCTTCTCACAGCACCACACATCCGCTAACAGATCTGACGACAAGAGAAATCGGCCTGTTAGTTCCATTAGCTATTCTGACTGTTTTGTTAGGAATTTTACCAGGAATTTTATTTGATATAACCGGGCCAACCGTGTCGGCGTGGCTGGAGGGTTTGCGTTAA
- the rhuM gene encoding RhuM family protein, with amino-acid sequence MNTGEILIYENQDGNIKIDVRLEDETVWLTQSQIVHLFQKSKSTISEHIKNIFEEGELIEKSVIRNFRTTALDNKTYDTNYYNLDVIISVGYRVKSRQGTQFRIWATQRLKEYIIKGFTLNDDRFKSGSTMNYFNELQDRIREIRISERFFYQKIKDIYTTSIDYDAANEKTVAFFKIVQNKLLWAISQQTAAELVYRRVDGSLPLLGMQSYNKNNNEPVKKADISIAKNYLLEDEIRLLGLLVEQYLAFAESMAQQQTPMYMTDWISRLDIVLQLNGRELLTHAGKISHEMALKKSEEEYKIYKIELGKTEKENSLKELEHDILKLEKSTNKNS; translated from the coding sequence ATGAATACCGGCGAAATTCTTATTTATGAAAATCAGGATGGTAACATTAAAATTGATGTGCGGCTTGAAGATGAAACAGTTTGGTTGACACAGTCTCAAATAGTACACCTTTTCCAAAAATCAAAATCTACTATAAGTGAACACATAAAAAATATTTTTGAAGAAGGCGAACTGATTGAAAAGTCAGTTATTCGGAATTTCCGAACAACTGCTTTGGATAATAAAACTTACGACACCAATTATTACAATTTAGATGTAATCATTTCAGTGGGTTATCGGGTAAAATCCAGGCAGGGAACCCAGTTTCGTATTTGGGCTACGCAAAGATTAAAGGAATACATTATTAAGGGATTTACTCTCAACGATGACCGCTTTAAATCTGGTAGCACTATGAATTATTTCAATGAGCTGCAAGATCGTATTCGCGAGATACGCATATCCGAAAGGTTTTTTTATCAAAAAATAAAAGACATTTATACTACTAGTATTGATTATGATGCAGCCAATGAAAAGACAGTTGCTTTTTTCAAAATAGTGCAAAACAAATTGTTATGGGCGATTAGCCAGCAAACCGCGGCTGAACTGGTATACCGCAGAGTCGATGGAAGTTTGCCACTTTTAGGTATGCAGTCTTATAATAAAAATAATAATGAGCCAGTAAAAAAAGCTGATATAAGCATTGCTAAAAATTATCTTCTTGAAGACGAGATCAGACTATTAGGGTTGTTAGTAGAGCAATATCTTGCATTTGCTGAATCTATGGCTCAGCAGCAAACACCTATGTATATGACTGATTGGATAAGCCGGTTAGACATTGTATTGCAACTTAATGGTCGTGAATTACTTACACATGCAGGGAAAATAAGTCATGAAATGGCTCTAAAAAAATCTGAGGAAGAATATAAGATATATAAAATCGAACTGGGAAAAACAGAAAAAGAAAACAGCCTCAAAGAATTAGAGCACGATATTTTAAAGTTAGAAAAATCAACAAATAAAAATTCATGA
- a CDS encoding acyltransferase family protein, with protein MKESSTSQRLLSLDTLRGFDMFWISGGEEIFAALAKVTGWSWAIFMAHQFTHPDWNGFRAYDLIFPTFLFMAGVSVPFSLGSRLEKGVPPSELIKKVIQRGLILVFLGIIYNNGLFHTEWAKMRYPSVLARIGLAGMFAQIIYLYTNKRARWIWFASLLIGYYAFMMWFPVPGCGAGILTMECNPASYIDRMIIPGRLHLTIHDPEGLVSTIPAIATGLMGIFAGELLRTNDEIIPRNNKVVYLMAAGVISLLLCLVWDFFFPINKNLWTSSFVLCAGGFSTLLLGLFYWVIDVLNYRKWTFFFVVIGMNSIVIYMVGRYIDFFYTAEALFGGILSYFPHSVAVVGEVIAYIMVQWAFMYLLYRNRLFLKV; from the coding sequence ATGAAAGAAAGTTCTACTTCGCAAAGGCTGCTCTCTCTGGACACGCTACGTGGTTTTGATATGTTTTGGATCTCCGGAGGAGAAGAAATCTTTGCTGCTCTTGCAAAAGTTACCGGCTGGTCATGGGCTATTTTTATGGCGCATCAGTTTACACACCCCGACTGGAATGGTTTCCGTGCTTACGATCTGATCTTTCCAACCTTTCTGTTCATGGCCGGAGTTTCGGTTCCGTTTTCATTGGGAAGCCGTTTGGAAAAAGGAGTGCCGCCTTCTGAACTGATTAAAAAAGTAATTCAGCGGGGACTGATCCTGGTTTTTCTGGGTATCATTTATAATAACGGGTTATTTCATACAGAATGGGCAAAAATGCGTTATCCAAGCGTTCTGGCACGTATAGGATTGGCGGGTATGTTTGCCCAGATCATTTATTTATATACAAACAAAAGAGCAAGGTGGATATGGTTTGCCAGTTTGCTTATTGGCTATTATGCATTTATGATGTGGTTTCCTGTACCGGGTTGCGGAGCGGGAATTCTTACCATGGAATGTAACCCGGCGAGTTATATCGACCGTATGATAATTCCGGGCCGTTTGCATCTTACTATTCATGATCCAGAAGGGCTTGTTTCGACGATACCTGCCATTGCTACCGGTTTGATGGGGATTTTCGCAGGAGAATTACTCCGTACAAATGACGAAATCATTCCAAGAAATAATAAAGTCGTGTATCTGATGGCAGCAGGTGTTATCAGTTTATTGCTGTGTCTGGTGTGGGATTTCTTTTTTCCAATCAATAAGAATTTATGGACAAGCTCGTTTGTACTTTGCGCAGGTGGGTTCAGTACTTTACTTTTGGGTTTGTTTTACTGGGTCATCGATGTATTGAACTATCGTAAATGGACATTCTTCTTTGTTGTAATAGGAATGAATTCAATCGTAATTTATATGGTTGGCAGATATATCGATTTCTTTTACACAGCCGAGGCATTATTTGGCGGGATATTAAGTTATTTCCCACACTCAGTTGCGGTGGTTGGTGAAGTTATTGCTTATATCATGGTTCAATGGGCATTTATGTATTTGCTGTATCGTAACAGGTTGTTCCTTAAAGTTTAA
- a CDS encoding ATP-binding cassette domain-containing protein yields MSIQVTNLTKVYGSQRAVDGISFTLRPGEIVGFLGPNGAGKSTTMKNSDRVSETFRRNCPRCRF; encoded by the coding sequence ATGTCAATTCAGGTTACCAATCTTACGAAGGTTTATGGATCGCAGCGTGCTGTGGATGGAATTTCATTTACACTCCGTCCCGGTGAAATCGTAGGTTTTCTCGGCCCAAATGGCGCAGGAAAATCTACAACCATGAAAAATTCTGACCGGGTATCTGAAACCTTCCGAAGGAACTGCCCGCGTTGCAGATTTTGA
- a CDS encoding ATP-binding cassette domain-containing protein codes for MKEQPMQSRRAIGYLPEHNPLYLDMYVREFLLFSGKMYQLSGDSLKARVGEMISMCGLETEKHKKIGQLSKGYRQRVGLAQSFLHDPSVLILDEPTTGLDPNQILEIRELIRTAGKNKTVLFSTHIMQEVEALCDRVIIINKGKVVSDSSLETLRGSGNSLEDIFRSLTS; via the coding sequence GTGAAAGAGCAACCCATGCAATCCCGCAGGGCAATAGGCTATTTGCCCGAACATAACCCGCTTTACCTGGATATGTACGTGCGTGAATTTTTATTGTTTTCGGGCAAAATGTATCAGTTAAGCGGCGATTCCCTGAAAGCGCGTGTCGGTGAAATGATATCGATGTGTGGCCTGGAAACTGAAAAACATAAGAAAATCGGACAGCTTTCAAAAGGATATCGCCAGCGGGTAGGTCTTGCCCAGTCATTTTTACACGATCCGTCAGTACTTATTCTTGACGAACCCACAACAGGGCTGGATCCTAACCAGATCCTTGAAATCAGAGAGCTGATCCGTACAGCCGGAAAAAATAAAACAGTCCTTTTTTCAACGCATATTATGCAGGAAGTTGAGGCTTTATGTGACCGCGTGATTATTATCAATAAAGGAAAAGTTGTGAGTGACAGTTCTCTGGAAACTCTAAGGGGATCCGGAAATTCACTGGAAGATATTTTCCGTAGTCTCACAAGCTAA